A single window of Ananas comosus cultivar F153 linkage group 19, ASM154086v1, whole genome shotgun sequence DNA harbors:
- the LOC109724660 gene encoding BEACH domain-containing protein B isoform X2 has protein sequence MRRLNLKEQWTDISLHYITLGTLRSVLSENTRAQNHFRSIGGLEVLLDGLGLPSSKFSISKHSLFSGDERIEIFQLQILSLEVLQESVFGNLNNLQFLCENGRIQKFANSICWPAFMLQEFRRKKMSNLDSQRGSLRSANDTTDKSDSSELYPGQTDVPNLTEWNEYSVKLSRALCSFLLPPEEINFHHDKVSASRCSLPVSLAYWELSVRWIIKVLLTVFPCIKACSNESDLPNHVRILANTFQHYILCAFRKVLVSAPALLEVFRKEGVWDMIFSEKFFYFGPSLEEVCFGSGVPTEHDAINSKQPADSERFEEETKQIGVEILQVEAISFLEFAATLSTNTNNLPECSVLLVILEQSACNCEVASILLKSMHRILQLSTEQTVASLKSLDGIARVLKVACVQVQEVRKLSHLSPHSEYEFSEGSDLKQLQMASSTERANSWLICIESSFELFKEYLVMAENGKCLVLHNASCIDSLFELFWEESLRKHVLEQILGLFRLPPSSAEDHAAKLHLCSKFLEVFTCAKEHENIFAELSMDLLVCMREIILIDQPYYQTLFCKGECFLHVVSLLNGTFNEITGELLVLNVLQTLTLLLSGNDNSKATFRTLVGMGYQTLQSLLLDFCKWLPTDSLLNALLDMLTDGKFDMKEKVVIKNEDVIILLLHVLQKSSTSLQHYGLDILQKLLKDSITNRTSCFRAGMLNFLLDWFSVEERDDITSKIAQLIQTVGGHSISGKDIRKIFAFLRSEKIDSKQNHRSLLLRSVGYMLKEKGPEAFFEFTGSDSGIVIKTPVQWPYNKGFSFSCWLRVENFPENGIMGLFSFFTDNGRGCLAMLGKGTLVFESINQKRQCVLLPFNLLPKQWHFLCITHSIGRAFSGGSQLKCYIDGELVSSEKCRYAKVSDSMTRCTIGTELTPISEEAYSLNFERTFPFIGQMGPVYMFCDALSLEQVKGIHCLGPSYMYSFLGDENLFATDDSLYKGILDGKDGLSSKIIFGLNAQASDNRTLFSVSSPLEGFSDKDIFEATVMDGTKLCSRRLLHEIIYCVGGVSVFFPLLTQFDKSEVEGGESEYTLIRNITSETLAAQVIELIASVLDGNVSNQQQMQLLSGFSILGFLFQSVPPQQLNKEALSALKYLFDVLKNCGMSEVLLKDALSRIYLNPHIWVYANYEVQRDLYMFLINYFESESSLLQALCGLPRIIDIIRQFYWDKADSRSAVGSKPLLHSETKQVIGERPGLGEVRKIRLLLLSLAEMCLRQKISQPDMKALISFFERSQDMACIEDVLHMVIRALSQNSVLASFLEQVNLLGGCQIFVNLLSRELEPIRLLGLQFLGKLLIGLRSERKGAKFFSLAVGRTKSLADNQRKGIMMPQLIFSAISEKLFKFPLSDNLCATLFDVLLGGASPKQVMQKQGLSDAQKKKKSNSSGLSSHFVLPQILVCIFKYLHCCKDNSVRTEVLGNLLGLLDSNPSNIESLMEHGWSSWLEISVELDVLKNYKVVSESQSDKSEINELILVRNLYSVVLSHYLYLVKGGWHQLEETINFLLLKLEEGKLLNPCLLRDIFKDLIGSLIEISSEENVFMTQPCRDNALYILKLIDELLINESSDNLLFPDIGLSSGFSFDGPQRDSPNDVRSAIAEILDSESINQLPRLPWCHNSFADESNEMNDEWWELYDQAWILITEMNGKGPSKVLPKGPAVGGPSFGQRARGLVESLNIPAAEMASAVVSGGISSALGGKTIKYIDKAMMLRGERCPRVIFHLVILYLSKAGLESASRCVQQFISLLPSLLTSDDDQSKNRLHFFLWSLLAVRSQYGGMDDGARFHVISHLILETVICGKSMLATSISGRDDSIENSNKKEAGFILNLIQKDRVISAAVDEAKYMKAVKVDRIKQLQELRLKLDEHSVEELNQLQNFEDEVQTNKSAVLSADDSRKAVFQLAYDEDQQIVANKWIHMYRALVDERGPWSANPFPNNTVTHWKLDKTEDKWRRRPKLKRNYKFDERLCRPLAAKSSNTTSEPVGEFFAGLGANIPEKMKHFLLKGVRGITEDSSDPGEDVNDPNGSSLVSSSENQSLESVGTSSDHLDSIRAKESSSATLDNDLNEVHLLVPCVLVTPKRKLAGHLAIMQNVLHFSGEFLVEGTGGSSVFNSFQNQKNLDSTKYDQTGGFQKQKPNIERGKGNATDIIEFNASMNNRPNKIKRHRRWNLTMVKTVHWTRYLLQYTAIEIFFADSTAPIFLNFASQKDAKNAGSLIVSLRNESLFPKGSTKDKNGIISFVDRRIAVEMAESARESWKRREISNFEYLMTLNTLAGRSYNDLTQYPIFPWVLADYSSEKLDFNKSSTFRDLSKPVGALDLKRFQVFEDRYRNFSDPDIPSFYYGSHYSSMGIVLYYLLRLEPFTALHRNLQGGKFDHADRLFQSTESTYRNCLSNTSDVKELIPEFFYMPEFLVNSNSYHLGVKQDGEPLGDVVLPPWAKGSPEEFIHKNREALESEFVSSNLHHWIDLVFGYKQRGKPAVEAANIFYYLTYEGAVDLENMDDMLQKSAIEDQIANFGQTPIQLFRKKHPRRGPPIPIAHPLYFAPGSITLTSCASNITNPPSAILFVGLLDSNIILVNQTLTLLAKLWLTTQLQSGGNFTFSGSQEPFFGFGSDVLPPRRIGTPLAENIEFGRQCLATMQIQNENYLVSCGNWENSFQIISLNDGRIVQSIRQHKDVVSCVAVSSDGSILATGSYDTTVMVWHAYRGRSTEKKSRNAQSDSTTKDHVIAESPSRILCGHDDIITCLFISTELDLVISGSKDGTCIFHTLRKGTYIRSIQHPSGCGLSKLVASRHGRLVFYSDDDLSLHMYSINGKHIASCESNGRLNCIELSSCGEYLVCASDHGQIVLRSMHSLDVIQKYEGAGKVITSLAVTPEECFLAGTKDGSLLVYSIENPLLRRSSLSRNSKTKSSVVG, from the exons ATGCGAAGACTGAATCTGAAAGAGCAATGGACTGATATATCCCTCCATTACATAACTTTGGGCACTCTAAGATCTGTTCTATCTGAAAATACCCGAGCACAAAATCATTTCAGAAGCATTGGGGGACTTGAAGTTCTCTTGGATGGGCTTGGACTTCCATCAAGCAAATTTTCGATTTCAAAGCATTCCTTGTTCTCTGGAGATGAAAG AATTGAAATCTTCCAGCTCCAGATACTTTCTTTGGAAGTCCTACAAGAATCAGT ATTTGGCAATTTGAACAATTTGCAATTCCTATGTGAAAATGGACGGATACAGAAATTCGCAAACAGCATATGCTGGCCTGCTTTTATGCTTCAGGAGTTTCGTCGGAAAAAGATGAGCAATCTTGATTCTCAAAGGGGTAGTTTGAGGTCTGCGAATGATACTACCGACAAGTCAGATTCATCAGAACTGTATCCAGGTCAAACCGATGTTCCTAACTTAACAGAATGGAACGAATATTCTGTAAAATTGAGTAGAGCACTCTGTTCTTTCCTTCTGCCTCCTGAAGAGATCAATTTTCATCATGACAAAGTCTCTGCTAGTCGATGTTCTCTTCCTGTCTCATTGGCCTATTGGGAACTTTCTGTGAGATGGATCATAAAGGTTCTACTAACTGTTTTTCCATGCATTAAGGCCTGTTCTAATGAAAGTGACTTACCAAACCATGTAAG GATTTTAGCCAATACTTTTCAGCATTACATCCTTTGTGCATTCAGAAAGGTTCTTGTTTCTGCACCAGCTCTTCTAGAAGTCTTTCGGAAGGAGGGAGTATGGGACATGATTTTCTcggagaaatttttttatttcgggCCATCCTTAGAGGAAGTATGTTTTGGGTCTGGCGTACCAACAGAACATGATGCAATAAACTCTAAACAACCTGCAGATTCTGAAAGATTTGAGGAAGAGACAAAGCAAATTGGGGTCGAGATTCTTCAAGTGGAGGCAATTTCCTTTTTGGAATTTGCCGCAACACTGAGCACAAATACAAATAACTTG CCAGAATGCTCTGTTCTGTTAGTTATACTTGAACAATCTGCTTGTAATTGTGAGGTGGCCAGTATTCTTTTGAAGAGCATGCACCGTATACTGCAACTTTCTACTGAACAAACTGTAGCTTCTTTGAAGTCATTGGATGGAATTGCTCGAGTGCTCAAAGTGGCATGCGTTCAGGTTCAAGAAGTGAGAAAGTTGAGTCACTTGAGTCCTCATTCCGAGTATGAGTTTAGTGAAGGGTCTGATTTGAAGCAGCTTCAGATGGCTTCTTCAACGGAGCGAGCTAATAGTTGGCTCATTTGCATCGAATCATCCTTTgaactttttaaagaatatctTGTGATGGCTGAGAATGGGAAATGCTTGGTTTTGCACAATGCCAGCTGCATTGATAGCTTGTTTGAATTATTTTGGGAAGAAAGTCTACGAAAGCATGTATTGGAGCAAATTCTTGGATTATTCAGG TTGCCTCCATCATCCGCAGAAGATCATGCCGCAAAGTTGCACTTATGCTCCAAGTTCTTAGAAGTTTTCACTTGTGCAAAGGAACATGAAAACATTTTCGCAGAATTGTCAATGGATCTGTTGGTTTGCATGCGAGAGATCATACTTATTGATCAACCG TATTATCAGACATTATTTTGCAAAGGGGAGTGTTTTCTGCATGTTGTCTCTTTGTTAAATGGAACTTTCAATGAGATTACTGGGGAGCTGCTGGTCCTCAATGTTCTTCAGACATTAACCTTGCTGCTTAGTGGAAATGACAACTCGAAG GCCACCTTTAGGACGCTTGTTGGTATGGGTTATCAGACACTGCAGAGCTTGCTACTGGATTTCTGCAAGTGGCTACCAACGGACAGTCTCTTGAATGCTCTTCTTGACATGCTTACTGATGGAAAGTTCGACATGAAGGAAAAAGTTGTAATAAAG AACGAAGATGTGATTATACTTCTCTTACATGTTCTTCAAAAG AGCAGCACCTCACTTCAACATTATGGGCTAGATATCTTACAGAAGCTGTTAAAGGACTCCATAACAAACAGAACTTCCTGTTTCAGAGCAGGAATGCTTAATTTTCTACTTGATTGGTTTTCTGTGGAAGAAAGAGATGACATTACTTCGAAAATTGCTCAGTTAATTCAGACAGTTGGTGGACATAGTATCTCTGGTAAAGACATTCGAAAAATTTTTGCTTTTCTCCGCAGTGAGAAGATTGATTCCAAGCAAAACCACCGCTCCTTGCTCTTGAGAAGTGTTGGTTATATGCTCAAGGAAAAAGGTCCTGAAGCCTTCTTTGAGTTCACTGGCAGTGATTCT GGAATTGTAATAAAAACACCTGTACAATGGCCATACAATAAAGGATTTTCTTTCTCATGTTGGCTCAGGGTAGAAAACTTTCCTGAGAATGGTATAATGGgccttttttcgtttttcacaGATAATGGAAGGGGGTGCTTAGCAATGCTTGGAAAAGGCACACTTGTTTTTGAG TCTATCAACCAAAAACGTCAGTGTGTTTTATTACCTTTCAACCTTCTACCAAAGCAATGGCATTTCCTGTGTATTACTCATAGCATAGGTAGAGCATTCTCTGGTGGAAGCCAGCTCAAGTGCTATATCGATGGCGAGCTGGTATCGTCTGAAAAATGCAG GTATGCGAAAGTTAGTGATTCTATGACACGCTGTACCATAGGGACCGAACTCACACCTATTAGTGAGGAGGCTTATTCACTCAACTTTGAAAGAACATTTCCTTTTATTGGTCAAATGGGTCCAGTTTATATGTTTTGTGATGCCCTCTCTTTGGAGCAAGTGAAGGGAATACACTGTCTAGGACCTAGTTACATGTATTCATTTCTTGGTGACGAAAATCTCTTTGCTACTGATGACTCCCTGTATAAAGGAATTCTAGATGGAAAAGATGGTCTTTCATCAAAGATAATTTTTGGTTTAAATGCACAG GCTAGTGATAATAGAACCTTGTTCAGTGTGTCTTCACCACTTGAGGGTTTCTCcgataaggatatatttgaagcGACAGTTATGGATGGGACAAAGCTATGTTCTCGCCGCTTGCTGCATGAGATCATTTATTGTGTTGGTGGCGTTTCtgtattttttcctcttttgacACAGTTCGATAAGTCTGAGGTAGAAGGTGGAGAGTCTGAGTATACTTTGATCCGGAATATCACTAGTGAGACACTAGCAGCCCAAGTGATTGAGCTCATTGCATCCGTTTTAGATGGGAATGTTTCAAATCAACAACAAATGCAGCTTCTTTCAGGATTTTCCATTCTGGGCTTCTTATTTCAATCTGTTCCACCTCAGCAGCTGAATAAAGAAGCACTTTCCGCTTTGAAATACTTATTTGATGTTCTGAAAAATTGTG GCATGTCAGAAGTTTTACTCAAAGATGCTCTTTCGCGAATTTATCTGAATCCGCATATCTGGGTATATGCAAATTATGAAGTGCAAAGAGATCTCTATATGTTTCTTATAAACTATTTCGAGAGTGAGAGCAGCTTGCTGCAAGCATTGTGTGGGCTCCCTCGGATTATCGATATCATACGACAATTTTACTGGGATAAAGCAGACTCTAGGTCCGCTGTAGGTAGCAAACCTCTTCTGCATTCAGAAACTAAACAAGTGATTGGAGAGAGACCAGGCCTAGGAGAAGTCCGGAAGATTCGGCTGCTTCTTTTAAGTCTCGCAGAAATGTGTTTGAG GCAAAAAATCTCCCAACCTGATATGAAGGCTCTTATTTCCTTTTTTGAGAGAAGTCAAGATATGGCATGTATAGAGGATGTATTGCATATGGTTATTCGCGCTCTTTCTCAAAACTCTGTGCTAGCATCATTTCTGGAGCAAGTAAATTTGCTTGGTGGTTGTCAAATTTTTGTTAATCTTCTATCAAG GGAACTCGAACCAATTAGGCTGCTGGGTCTACAATTTCTTGGTAAGCTTTTGATTGGACTTCGATCTGAGAGGAAAGGTGCAAAATTTTTTAGCCTTGCAGTTGGGAGAACCAAATCTCTCGCCGACAATCAAAGGAAAGGAATAATGATGCCCCAGCTTATTTTTTCTGCAATAtctgaaaaattatttaaattcccATTATCAGATAATCTTTGTGCCACATTGTTTGATGTGCTTCTTGGAGGTGCTAGTCCTAAACAG GTGATGCAGAAACAGGGTCTATCTGATgcacagaaaaaaaagaaaagcaactcCTCGGGACTCTCTTCTCACTTTGTCCTTCCTCAAATTTTGGTCTGCATCTTTAagtatttgcattgttgcaaGGATAACTCAGTACGTACAGAAGTCTTAGGCAACCTTCTTGGTTTGCTTGATTCAAATCCGTCAAACATTGAATCTCTGATG GAACATGGTTGGAGTTCGTGGTTGGAGATATCTGTGGAGCTTGatgtgttaaaaaattataaagtggTGTCAGAATCCCAATCAGATAAATCAGAAATTAATGAACTAATTCTAGTTAGAAACCTATATTCTGTGGTGCTTTCCCACTATTTATATTTGGTAAAAGGCGGATGGCACCAGTTGGAAGAGACTATAAATTTCCTGCTGCTGAAGCTTGAAGAG GGAAAGCTATTGAATCCATGCTTGCTTCGAGACATCTTTAAAGATCTTATTGGGAGTTTGATTGAAATATCTTCTGAAGAAAATGTTTTCATGACACAGCCGTGTCGGGATAATGCCTTATATATTCTCAAGCTTATTGATGAGTTGCTAATAAATGAAAGTTCTGATAATCTACTG TTTCCCGATATTGGACTCTCGTCAGGGTTTTCCTTTGATGGCCCACAGAGAGATAGTCCAAATGATGTCAGATCTGCTATAGCTGAAATATTGGATAGTGAGAGTATCAACCAACTTCCAAG GCTTCCTTGGTGCCATAACTCTTTTGCTGATGAAAGCAATGAAATGAATGATGAGTGGTGGGAGCTATATGACCAAGCATGGATTCTTATTACTGAAATGAATGGAAAAGGTCCGAGTAAGGTGTTACCCAAAGGTCCAGCAGTGGGAGGCCCATCCTTTGGCCAAAGGGCTCGTGGGTTAGTGGAATCTCTTAATATTCCTGCTGCAGAAATGGCTTCTGCTGTTGTGTCTGGAGGAATCAGCAGTGCTTTAGGTGGAAAGACAATTAAATATATTGATAAAGCAATGATGCTGAGAGGAGAGAGGTGTCCACGAGTTATTTTCCATCTTGTAATCCTCTATCTTTCCAAAGCTGGGCTAGAAAGTGCTTCTCGATGCGTCCAGCAGTTCATTTCGCTGCTCCCCTCCCTTCTTACATCAGATGATGACCAAAGCAAGAACAGGCTGCACTTTTTTCTTTG GTCTTTACTCGCAGTTCGATCACAGTACGGAGGGATGGATGATGGAGCACGTTTCCATGTCATCTCACACTTGATTCTTGAAACTGTCATCTGTGGGAAATCTATGCTTGCCACTAGCATTTCGGGAAGGGATGATTCAATTGAAAACAGCAACAAAAAAGAAGCTGGATTCATACTTAACCTAATTCAAAAGGATCGAGTTATTTCCGCA GCAGTTGATGAAGCAAAATACATGAAGGCTGTTAAGGTTGATCGCATAAAGCAGTTGCAGGAACTTCGTCTTAAGCTTGATGAGCACTCTGTTGAAGAGCTAAACCAACTGCAGAACTTTGAAGATGAGGTTCAGACCAACAAGAGTGCTGTTCTTTCTGCGGATGACAGTAGAAAAGCTGTTTTTCAGCTTGCTTACGATGAGGACCAGCAAATTGTTGCT AATAAATGGATCCACATGTACCGTGCTCTGGTTGATGAGAGAGGTCCTTGGTCTGCTAATCCTTTCCCAAACAACACTGTAACACATTGGAAACTTGACAAGACAGAGGATAAATGGCGCCGTAGGCCCAAGCTAAAgcgcaattataaatttgatgaacGACTTTGTCGTCCTCTGGCTGCTAAATCTTCCAATACAACAAGTGAACCTGTAGGCGAGTTTTTTGCTGGTTTAGGGGCTAACATTCCTGAGAAAATGAAGCATTTCCTTTTGAAAGGAGTGCGTGGAATCACAGAAGATAGTTCTGATCCAGGTGAAGATGTGAATGATCCGAATGGTTCTTCCCTTGTTAGTTCTTCAGAAAATCAAAGTTTGGAGAGTGTTGGAACTTCCTCTGATCATTTGGATAGCATTCGGGCCAAGGAGTCATCGTCTGCAACCCTAGATAATGATTTGAATGAG gTGCATCTATTAGTTCCCTGTGTGCTTGTAACACCAAAGAGAAAGTTGGCTGGGCATTTAGCGATTATGCAAAATGTTCTGCATTTTTCGGGGGAGTTTTTGGTCGAAGGTACTGGAGGATCATCTGTTTTCAACAGTTTTCAAAATCAGAAAAATCTGGACTCCACCAAATATGATCAAACAGGAGGTTTCCAGAAGCAGAAGCCAAATATTGAGCGTGGAAAAGGAAATGCTACTGATATTATAGAGTTCAATGCTTCAATGAATAATCgaccaaataaaattaaacgCCATCGGAGATGGAACCTGACTATG GTGAAAACAGTTCATTGGACTCGTTACCTCTTACAGTATACTGCAATTGAGATATTCTTTGCCGATTCAACTGCacctatttttttaaattttgcatcCCAAAAAGATGCTAAAAATGCTGGATCTTTGATAGTTTCTTTAAGGAATGAGTCTTTGTTTCCAAAGGGAAGTACCAAGGATAAAAATGGAATTATTTCTTTCGTCGACAGACGTATTGCTGTGGAAATGGCTGAAAGTGCCAGAGAGAGTTGGAAAAGAAGGGAAATAAGCAACTTTGAATATCTAATGACCCTTAATACTCTTGCTGGCAGATCATATAATGATTTAACTCAGTATCCTATCTTTCCTTGGGTATTGGCTGACTATTCCTCAGAAAAACTTGACTTTAACAAATCTTCCACTTTCAGGGATCTTTCAAAACCAGTTGGTGCATTGGATCTAAAGCGTTTTCAG GTCTTTGAGGACAGATATCGTAACTTTTCGGATCCTGACATTCCGAG TTTTTATTATGGATCTCATTATTCAAGCATGGGCATTGTGCTCTATTACCTGCTTCGGCTTGAACCCTTTACAGCCTTGCACCGAAACTTGCAG GGTGGTAAGTTTGACCATGCAGACCGTCTCTTTCAAAGTACTGAGAGCACGTATAGGAACTGCCTGTCAAATACAAGCGACGTGAAGGAGCTCATTCCTGAATTCTTTTACATGCCCGAATTCCTTGTGAATTCGAATTCTTATCACCTTGGTGTTAAGCAAGATGGTGAACCCTTAGGTGATGTTGTTCTACCTCCTTGGGCAAAG GGCTCTCCTGAGGAGTTCATACACAAAAATCGAGAAGCCCTTGAAAGTGAATTTGTTAGTTCCAACTTGCATCATTGGATTGATTTAGTGTTTGGTTACAAGCAACGTGGCAAGCCTGCTGTAGAG GCagcaaatattttctattacCTAACCTACGAAGGTGCCGTTGATTTGGAAAACATGGATGATATGTTGCAAAAATCTGCTATTGAGGACCAGATTGCAAATTTCGGACAGACTCCGATTCAACTTTTCCGAAAAAAACATCCAAGAAGAGGGCCTCCCATACCGATTGCTCATCCCTTGTACTTTGCTCCAGGGTCAATAACACTAACTTCATGTGCTTCTAATATAACTAATCCCCCATCAGCTATCTTGTTTGTTGGCTTACTGGACTCGAACATAATCTTGGTGAACCAAACACTCACATTGTTAGCCAAACTGTGGTTGACGACACAATTGCAATCTGGTGGAAATTTCACATTTTCTGGATCCCAG GAACCGTTCTTTGGGTTTGGTTCTGATGTTCTTCCTCCTCGTAGAATCGGCACTCCACTTGCTGAAAATATCGAGTTTGGAAGACAGTGCCTAGCAACAATGCAGATTCAAAATGAGAATTATTTGGTTTCATGTGGCAATTGGGAGAATAGCTTCCAGATCATATCCCTAAACGACGGTAGGATTGTGCAGAGTATACGACAGCACAAAGATGTCGTCAGCTGTGTTGCAG TTTCATCTGATGGAAGTATACTTGCTACTGGAAGCTATGACACCACGGTTATGGTATGGCATGCCTATCGCGGCAGATCAACTGAGAAGAAATCGCGAAATGCCCAATCTGACTCCACTACAAAAGACCATGTTATTGCCGAAAGCCCCTCCCGCATCCTTTGTGGCCACGATGATATTATTACATGCTTGTTCATTAGCACAGAGCTCGACCTTGTTATCAGTGGATCTAAAGACGGTACCTGTATTTTCCATACATTACGAAAGGGAACCTACATACGATCTATTCAGCACCCATCTGGCTGTGGCTTGTCAAAGCTAGTGGCATCAAGGCATGGGAGACTAGTCTTTTATTCCGATGACGACCTTTCTTTGCATATGTATTCCATAAATGGAAAGCACATTGCCTCTTGTGAGTCGAACGGCCGTCTCAATTGTATTGAACTTAGCAGTTGTGGGGAGTACTTGGTGTGTGCTAGCGATCATGGGCAAATAGTTCTCCGCTCTATGCATTCTCTTGATGTTATTCAGAAGTATGAGGGTGCTGGGAAGGTAATAACTTCTTTAGCAGTGACGCCTGAAGAATGCTTTCTAGCCGGAACCAAGGATGGAAGTTTGCTAGTGTATTCTATAGAAAACCCTCTGCTTCGTCGAAGCAGTCTTTCCCGAAATAGTAAGACAAAATCTTCCGTGGTGGGATAG